TACTTTCGAATCTGTAAGCGACCGAGATTCGACGTATCCAATTTGAAGCATCGATCATGCGCCACGATCGATTTcgagaggaaataaaaaaggaatcatTTCAACGCCAAGTGTATTCGAATTTAGACGAGTTATCTCGATTCGAAGGGATCGAAATAATCTTGGAAACTATAGATAGAGAGCCTATAGCGATTAGaagtattggaaaaaaaatgggcCGATTTCGTGAATGGATCGTACTTCGTGGCACATGACCGTGCATCTCGTCAATCCGTTAATTTATcactccttttctttcttttttttttttggtcatGTTTCATACAGATCATCGAAACGGAGCTAGCCGTATTCGTCGATCAGTTAGTTCCTCTTAGAGTCTCTTTCGATAAATAGTGCAAATTCACTTCACCGTTCTCTAAATAGTCTTGAAATCCGTCCTCTCATTTATTAGAAAGATCCCGTTTACGCGATcagacgatttttttttctcccgttCCGAGTGAAAACGCTTCCCGCCCGTACGTTGCACGTGCGAACTATCGTatcctcgaaattttttttttttagactcCCTTCCTTTTCGTgcggtttttcttttttttccttttttttctttttttttcttattttgccCTTCGCAAGTCAGAACTTAAGGATTACGATCTCACGCGCAATCGGTCACGAATATTCTCGAAGTAGTaagttttctctcttcctcttctctcgcCTCTTCGCTTCGCTTCCCcaacgttaaaaatattaaaaatttgaattcttcttttcgcttaaaaaaaaaaaaaaattttctttctttctcggcaatacctaaaaaatattcatccccgtttcgcggaaaaaaaaaaaaaaaaaaaaaaaaattgatcagaATTATCGTGATCGATAGTACGCGCCGTGCAAGAAACGTGATATCGCCGCGAGTCTAACTCTTACTGCGAACAAGGTAATAATCGTTACGCGTGAACGCGTATTGGATATATCGCAGTTACGTAAGCGACGTATGTGAATTTGATGCAAGCCTATCGACGATCTTTCGTAAATTCTGTAATTTTTACTCGTTTCTctacttaaagaaaaaaagaaaatttttttaatcatagcatatatatatatataaatatatacatatactatatGTATAGTGGAGCAATAAatagagaaacgaagaaaaatgacaaaattcGGAAAGATCGTCGACAGGGTTTCATAAAATCAGCATGTGTCTGTATATAAATACTCGCTGGACAATATCGACGCTCGCACAACAAGGCGAAGAGCgacttgaaatataataaacgatgCCTCTCTCTCGTCAAATATCACTCTTCCACCCCCAGCACTTTTCCTGTCTTtcttttccatatatatatatatatatatatatatatatatgttattttcctctcgaattatttcgaatttctaaCCTTATCTGGCGCCTCTTTTGCCATATATGCCTAATCAGTAATTACTTATcaattaatagtattattcAACACACGCACACTCACACATTATTACACTCATGGTAAAGTAAAAATCCCTGAAAAAGTTTTGTggctctcttatttttttttttcccccttcttcttcttcttcattttaaaaaaacttcttcttcttctctgttCCCTCTTCGCTCGCGGTTTTTCTCGCACGGTCGCTTTTtcattctctccttctctctctttctttctctctctctctattcgttttttccccccctttgtGTGGAACATCCTTCTCGTAGCACGAAACGTTCGTTTCAACGTTTCACCGATATCAAACTTTTACCTTTCTCTccgttcttttctctctctctccccgtaTTATCTTATCATTTTCCCTCGAAACATTTGTTTGATTCTTATTACGACTCTTCTATTTCcaaatcactttttttttttttttttgaataaaagcgACTCGATGACGAAGGATGCCACTTTTCGTCAGTGTCCTTCCATTTGCCGTCAATAACCACTCGTCGATTCCCCGCAGACGCgaatctctgtctctctctctctctgtcgagTCTGTAGACCCCTCTCGCTCTTCTTGGCTCTTGCAAGGAACTTGAGGCGAGTTGAGCGTTCGACACGACCGTGTATGTGTGCTGTGCGTCACGCATTTTCACTTCACTAATACGCAAAAACTCATAATCGCTTCTTTGGTATTACAGGCACGAGAGGGGCCGGGGATGAGGGCGTCTGCCGTGAAAAATCTTGCCGGCTTATATATGTCTATACTATAGAACGTGTCACGTTTTTCGTtcacatctttttttttcttcttcttttcaataattaagtCTCGTTAATTAATGTCTCTCTGCGTTgtggtataaaaaaaactgtacCTAgagtaattattttctttcctttaaaaaaaatcgcttTCCTGTATAGAATACGTAGTAGTAGTAGAAGTAGTAGTTAAtagcagtagtagtagtagtagtggtagtagtagtagtagtagtaatagtaatagtagtaatagtagtagtagtagtggtagtagtagtagtggtagtagtaatagtagtaatagtagtagtaataataatagttgtaGTAACATGTATAACGTAATTGTGTAATCGTTACTTAACTTctctgtatattattataactttaatattaggtagacttctttttttttttttagattagttgatttttatcctttctctcgtttcacttttcattatcatattaaatctttaaccGTAATGAATGAGGTAATAAGGTTGTGtatgcttaattttttttttttttttttttttttcccttatcGTCGTATCCTATTTCATCGACGAGGTGGTTTCGTTAAATGCTGCGAAATCGCTTCGTTTGAGTATCACCCGTCGCTTTATCTCTTGATAAAAGCGAACTCGCAACGAAACATGTCGCAAttcgcgaaagaaagaagtgaGCGAACGGCATCTGTGTATCTTTTTTCGACGGaagaattatagattataactttaattcctgcatttcgaaattttgcaggaattttctttttcgtctcACCTCTTGTCGCGCGATGCGGTTTCATTTATATAGCTGACGTGCACTTCCGTCTGATTCAACGCGGTACCCTgcatcgcttttttttttcttttttttttttttttttttttttttttttacctcagAGCTGTGTATCCCGAGCCGAGCTCgactctttttaattaaacagcgATGTAAGCCGAGTGTCACGATCAATGGCAATAAGTCAATAATTTATAGCGCATTCTGTTACAAAAAatctatccaaaaaaaaaaaaaaacgacgcTCCATGTTTCTTTACATTCTCGAAAAAATAGCGACAAAAGACTTACTTATATATGAACTCGCGTATccaaacttaaataaaaagagaaaaaggaaggagaaaaaaaaaaaaaaaccaaaaacaagaaaagaaacgcgCCATCGATCGTATCCCCTCTTACCGTTCTGAATCAAACTTATATGATTTTGAAGATTATCGAAATCCTAttgcgtgtgtatatatattgtatgacatattttttttttttttgttttttttgaaCTAATAGTTTTCGTGATGTGCCCCCCGTGTTGTGCACATCGAAGGATACATAGCCCGCGAGAAGGAGGTCGCACGTAGCCCTCTTGACGAGAGAATGTCAAAGCGACGAGGCCACCCCGGCGATTAAAACGGATTCCGAGAGGCGTTTTGGTCGGCGTCAGGTAAGTTTCAGTGATGTTACTGATTTTGTGGCTGTTGTTGGCTGGAGGGCGAAGTGCTCGATTGTTGCTGAGTTGGGTGTTGTTGCGTCGTTGTACCGCCTTGTTGAGATGTGGCACTGCCGTCTCTTCGAGAACGTGAAGCTTCTTGGCTGCTACCACGACCAGCGCGTGAGCCAGCAACACCTGCTCCAGGTGCACCAGAGGATTGTAGAACCATGGCGCGAATTCTTCTCTGTGCCGACTGTGAACCGGAGAACCGGtcaaaaaaatttgacatttatttataacgccGATTTTGCACGAATATCGTAAAAAGAAACATGGTGCATTTAATGGGAAACGGTATATGAGTATTATTACCTGAACAGAGAAGAAGGGGCCAATTATTTGGACGGTGGCCTCTTCGTCGGCAGAAGGAGACGTAGATTGTTGCTCCGATAGCTTTATGATACTTCCAGTCACACGTTGCAATTCTCTAACATTTTGTCCACCCTTGCCAATGATTCGGCCAACTTGAGTACTCGGTACGAGAATTTCGATCGTTAATCGGACGTCCTCCGTCCCGGCTACGAATCCTTCCTCGCgcattttctcgaatattaaGTATTGAGCCTGAAAATGAACCAACAACGTTACGCAATCTCAAACGTGACGATCGAACGAATAACATTACTCTCTAAAAACGGGAAAAAAAGTAGTGTCGAAGGTTGTAACGGGACCAACTCGTACATGCATTTATGGAAACATGTCATTGGTACGGGTAACCCTTCGTTTTTTCATCTTCCTGCTTATTCAAGAGGATGCTTATGAGAGACGGCACCTTCCCAAATGAAAGCAGGTTACGTATAAAAACCAGACCTCTATTCtccatttctatttcttcgcGTGAAATGACGAtaaaatcgaaggaaaaatacTCTTACGGGGTATCGGGATTCGAACGTGGAACTTTGGCGTTTGTATGCTGGCCTTTAACCAACTGAGCCACGAGGTGGCTGTATCgtagaaacgatatttttcatatatgatagaaactttttttctcttttcttaattaaattcctcGCAATTGTCGCAATCGAAAGTTTCTAagatttttcacgaaatataaattattccctACTTAAAGCTTACCTTCCACTGAGATTCGGGAGACCCGACGATGGTTACTTTCCTGTCATTTTGTTGATCCACAGGTTTATCCTGCTCGATAGGCGCGATTTTCACACTGGCGCCGGAGAATCTGATAATGTTTCTGATATGAGAACCCTTGCTTCCTATGATGGCACCTACGCTTGTATTTGGAATATAAAGGAAAGCAGTCTCTTGGGTATCGCCTATCGGAATACCCTGTTGAGTCGGCAAACTAGCCTGATACGGATAGGGAGCTGGGCCAGAACCGTACAAACCGGGACCACGTGAACTGTATCCCATGCCAGCAGTGGACATCATCGCCATAGGATGGAGTCCCGGGAACATCAAACTCTGGGGCTGTGTAAACATCATCGtaacattattattcgtaCAATTTAACACAtcctttcgttaaatttttctcttccctttccaATCTCTCATTCCCAATTCTAACGATACTTACAGCCATTGCCTGCAAGTCGTTCTCGTAACTTTGACGCAGTTTGTTGGAGATCATTGATTCGGCTTTGCTCATGTTATCGATACTGCCTTTGACCGTGATGATGCGTTCGAGATTGAAATTGTTGATGTCGTTGATACTGCTTACGGTTATCTTGGTGTCGGTGTCTTGCATGATCTTTTTGATGGTGGTGCCACCCTTTCCGATGATTCGCCCGATCAAATTGTTGTGCGCGAGGATCCTTAATGATATCTCACTGTTGAAAATGCACACGAATGTAGAAATATTCCAATCTCcgatatttccaatttatttttttagaaaaagccGCCACAATCTTACCCTTTGCTCAAACCGTAAGCCTCTTGCTGCGTGACTTCCATGATTTTCTTGCAGGCGTTCGTGCAATTCTCTGGATTGCCGTAGATAGTGATGGCTTTCTCCGCCGCGCCGAGACTGTCCTTTCGATGAACATCCACTCGCGCGCGCGTCATCTGGGTGATCTGACGTATGGTTGATCCTTGACGACCAATTATGGCTCCTACCATTTCCGACTGGACGAGAATACGAAGCGGGAAGTCTGCTTGCCGCCCAGAACCCGAAACTCCGGAATAAGCTACGCCGCTTCGCTGGCTGCGGCCTCTTCGTCGGTTCTCCACCGTAGACATTTCCACTTTTAGTGGGCTACCTTCGTATTCGTGGCCATTAAATTGGTTCACAGCcctgcagagagagagagagagaatcgttaTACGATTGTTATACGATTGtaataatgagaaaatttgaaaggaaTTAGTGAGACGGTTTTAAAACTTACTGTTGTGCTTGTTCCTGCGTCTCATAACTGATTAGGACGGTTTGAGTGTTCGGGTCTCGGGAGGATAACTTTTCAACGGACTGCACTTGTCCACAGTTCGAAAATAAAGCTTCGATATCTTCTATTCTGGCCTGAGCTGGGAAGTTGTTCACGATTACCTTTGAGGATGAAGTACTGTAAACAAATTTAGAAccttgaattaataatagctATTTCCAACTGCGCgagatcaattataaaaatgtacgtTAAtgtatgtttaaattaaaaattctctcctctttttcacTCTCATATTTACGAGTAAAAAATTGACGCGAATTAAAGCAATTTCAATAAACGTTAAACGTTGGCGTAGAAGAACGAGAAACAATCAGGTTGACGAGTTGAAACAAAGTTTAAACAATAATCtattcttttgttatttaaaaaaaatgatcaagagaggggaagaaaagaaaaataagcggCATCGATTTCTAAAGATGCAGCGTAGGTCACGCAGAACGTATAACGCGAGATGTGGGTCAAGAATTTCTTGGTATCGGCTCGAGAACGTCAAAGAGGATGGCGCCTGCTAAACAAAAAGCAACTCGAGGAGGAAAAAGCGTACGATGAGTCAACACGAACGTATCGAGAACGTGTATACACGTCGAGATCATTATACGAACCAACCTTACAAAATATCCACgcatatctaataaaatagatttgagAACTTGTGTGGaaatcttctatttttcttttttttttttttctaatggaATATCAACACTAGAAACACTAGAAACTTAATAGTGTATCGATGTGAAACGGTATTTCATTATCGTGAAATAAATGTCAAGTCGTtgtgatgatattttaatgcagagaagaattttaagaaacgaGATATTAACAATAACAAGAGAgtctacaattatttattctggATGATGTTTTCGACGAAGCATCATCCACAAAGATCCCACACACCACATGTGCGGATGTCCCTGTTGacgttccctctctctctctctctctttctctcctttctttctttctttctttcgttcaacATCTCGTcgtcgaatttattttctccctTCACGAGGAGGGGGACAGAGCGCGACATGAAAGGCATCGTGAATCAAAAACAAACTCCGTCCTACCCCCTATCTAAATACCAAATACGCCTCCTCTCTTCGATCccgtctctctcttcttttttaaaacgtaATTCCCGGCGAAATTCACAAATCATCGTAATGTATCCTCTCGCGATAAATTCTTACCCCTTTTCCGCCTCGTCTCCCCTCTTTTCCGCGAATTCCGGCCGAATTTAAAGgggtgagaaaaaaaagagaaagaaaaaaagaaaaaaaactggaAGAAATCGGACGAATCACGGCACTGCGCGACGCGAGCAACATGAATGAAGCAAACGGCAAGTAAGAAGAGGACGTGGAacgtgaagaagaaaaaggagggtGGAACGGCTGGAGACTCTCACTTTCGTACGTATCGATTTTTCAGCTCACCGACCCACTCAGCGTCAGGGCTTTCGACTAACCTTGAAGAAAACGCGTACCGACCGACCCAGCTTGCGCCTCGGCCAATTATCACGGCCCGATGAAGATGCCCGATAATCGCGTAAATCAGGAATCTCGAATCGTGAAATAACAATTGCAACACAATTCTTCGTATTTTTACGTGTCGTTGAACGCGCTCCACCTGCTACTCGctcggggagggggaaaaaaaaaaagattgtcgCAACATTGTGAAATTCGAATTCTTCGATCGACAGCGATTGCGAGAGCGCAATCCTGTCCGCAATTTACAAAGATAATCGATTTACGTAATTACACGTATATCCTCGTGtttgtataatttcatatttgttcCATTTACATTTCATTAGCAATCGAGCCACCGTGTTAACCATCGCATTTTACTACGATTGATTCGCGAGAAAAATCAAGGATAATCTACATAAAAGAGAAACTATCCACTTACTTCGCAAGCgaacaagatataaaattccaCGCGAAGCTAAAAACCGTATGACAATTCGAAACATACATACATAAGAAAGATAGTAAGCGGATAAATCGGGAATCGGCGTAAAATCTCACGCCGTTGGATGACCGGTGGTACGACGACCACACAAAAGGTGAGAGGGTGACGCACGTGACGGAACTAATTTCAGCCCCCGAAGAACCTTAACCAAACAATTACCGTGGAGTATACAACGCGTTCTTGCACGCCCGATAAAgacctctctctcctctccctctctctctctctcatcgatGCTCGAGGCTCGTCGAAGCGAACTCTTGGGCCGTGCACGTGCTCGCGCCTACGGAGAGCGCACAACAACGAGTCCGACCGAGAAAAGTCCGTGTTACGTCTCTCTCCTCTGTTCGTACATAGAAGGCTGGTGTGCACGCGTGTACAGGTTACGTGGAGGGCGGGGGTGGCAGCGGAGGGTtagaacggagagagagagagagagagaggccttTGTTTCGCGTGCTTTTGGGGATTTTCGGCGGCACCCGGCGCGGTGTACGTGCGCGAGGGAAAACGTTGATATCGCTGCTCTCGTCTGACTCGTCTCCTCCCCACCACTATCTCTCTTCGACGAGGCTACGGCTAGTAGCACACACCGCcaccgcctcctcctcctccaccaccCTCAACCCTTTTTGCTCCTCTTTCCCTCGCTACCCTTCCTGACCACCGGCCTGCCTGCCCTGTCTCTCCtattctccctcccctcgcaGGTCCTGAACACCCGCCGACGCATCACCCTCGTCGGATCTTGCACGCACGTGTAACTCGCGATTTCGTCCGTTCACCTTTAACGAAAGGCGGTATTTTCGTACGGGCAGCGGAGCGACGGAGAAAGGGTAAGAGACACGCGAGAAGGGCAGGAGAGCACAAggatagagagagatggaggagaaaggggaaaataggggagggagggaagtggaggaggaggaggagggcctTTTCTAAGCCCGAGGCACATACCGACAGGGATGGACGCGCGACCACCGCAGACCACGGGTCACCCCCGTGGAAGAGCTTTTGATCTCGCCTAAGACACCTTTTTTTCCaactctcttttccttctctgccttgctctttcctttttttctctctttcttttttttttttccgtttaaCAAGCCGATAGACTCTCTTGGACGGACTATCTTCCAGAGGAAGCTGGAAAACGGGATGAAAGGGGAGGGGTGGGAGGTCGGCGGAGGCGAGTGGAAGGGGTAGTTGACGAAAAGTTCGAGGGTCGTAATGCGGTGCAGTTAATTGTGAAGGGAATTGGGACTCGTTACGCGCCGCTAGTCCCGTAAAAATGGAACACATTTACGCGGGGGGTAATTAGCGCGCGAGTGGTGCGTGTgcccatttctctctctcttactctctcttcttcctcatTTTTAGAGATGCACCGGGAATTACGCCGCGTAATCATCCCTTGCGAGTTTTATGGTCTCATTACTTGTATTTATACGTTTTACCAGATCGTACCTGTGTGTGATCTTCCAAATAGCTGCGCTTTTATCGCTTGCCTTTCGATGACGCGtgcaatttttctcgattataaaaattctccaCTTATTATCACTCTCGCTTCTGACTTATGGAGAAATTATCAAAAGTGTACATctatttactataattataaaatccaaCATTATCGGAGGGTACTAATTCGTATTCGTCGATCCTAATACACGCACGgaataaaatacgataaataaaagaaaagaaaaaaaaaagtataaacattggaaaaaagaagtgGCGCACAGTGGAATACGTACAGCCCTGGCGGGAGAAGCGTCGACGTCGTTGACTGAGCCGGCGGGGCGCACGGCGCcaaaatcgattttgaaaagGGAAAGTGGCATGTACGTGCCAGCAGCGTGGCTTTACATATACACAGTATGCGCACGATTCGCGACAAAAACGTGTAGGAGGTAAAACTGCAGCCGCGCCGAATAAAGGTTGCAGCACACCGCGTACGTTGCGCACAGCCGACCGCACAAACGCGCCCGTTCGCCGCGCGCGATCCTATTCCAACACACCGACGTGCCGCGCGCGCGTATATACGTGTAACGCGAACGACGAGCTCGCGGAGAAGCCAGCCAACATTCACGTACACGCGAGGCCTGGTTGATGCCTCTTTTTTTCTGCCCACGAGTACCTCTTTCCCATTCATGTGTGAACGTTAGAAGGGAAGTTCGCGTCTCGATTCGGTGTAACGTGCGtgcacacatatatatgtatatatatacctgtGTACGGGTGCGTGGCACGTGTACTGCCTTCTCTGTTACGCGTGCGTGTGCATGCCACGCACGTGTATACGATGCCTCGGCTCCGTGAATGGCGCCAGATGATGACAATTTCGCCGATTTTTCGCGGTGTTTAAGCCGGAAACAGCGAACTCGCCTCGCCGGGCTTCGAGGGGGCTGTACCCCGCTTTCTCTTCATATTTCGACGGGATATTCGGTTTGGTAAATCGGATGTAACCGAGAATTAGCGAGATAGTGgttcaattttagaatttcatcGGCAGTTCTTAATGGATTTTTAGACCTATGAATTCCATCTATTGTATTCGATCGCTGGTGGCTATAATCTTAATTGCAtcgtaaagaatatttttatccttttctctctttctttctttctatgtATCATACTTCTATACCGACCTCGATTTCAAAAGTatggtaaaattttaagaaaaagaggTGTACTTTGACAGGATTAGCGTAAGGTTGACTTAATTTTCCTCGGGTTAACTTCGGCTTCCCTTCCctcagttttattttaaaactctaCCCGTTTACGTGTACGATTCGACAGATATCGATCATAATATAGGAAATAAAAAGAGTCGCCGATAACGGGGAAGAAGATTTACGATCTACTTTCGAAAGTTTTCGAAGCATTCGAATATACGATACGAAGCGGAATAGATACGGTGCCGTATTGAAAAGCGATACGAGGAGCGATGCATTTCGTTGTCGACGGAGAAGATAAGATTCTCGCGGAAGCTTGTTAATATTGACATACCGCGGGTGTGAACGTTGCTCATCGTTTATACATTACGCTGCATATCTCGTAAAACGGTGCCTAGTTTTCTGGAATTTTTCGAACCGAGGATGCCAtgctatttttcaattcattatttaataaaaaattaatgtaataattaaaaaaagaagtgggaggggaagaaaatcACAAATATCAAATTGTGCAAAAATCTTGCattcttaatatttccattgaaaatacgaatataaaatcgaaacgagatcattaaaaatataacgatagagagagaaaacaatTTGACATTTTCCtacgttttataattattgatggaatctttattatagccgtatatatgtttaatctaagaaacgaaacgataaGGTAATAATTCCGGTAAGGTCGTTTAGTATCGCTATAATCTGCAATAACGTTATTGCCAGAATGAACTCAAAGATCGATTGTATAAGACATTCATGCGAATATAACACGCGAGCGGTGGGTATATACTCGATAAGAATTTGTGTCTAGTCACAAGTCAGCAGACAAATTTTTCtgatagtaattttttaaccgTTGCGACACGCAATTGCAAATGCAGTCACGATAAAGACCAATGtgcacaatattttatataccacTTGTTTTCT
This DNA window, taken from Apis mellifera strain DH4 linkage group LG12, Amel_HAv3.1, whole genome shotgun sequence, encodes the following:
- the LOC410398 gene encoding insulin-like growth factor 2 mRNA-binding protein 1 isoform X4, which encodes MRDNLIDTSSFTDDHSTSSSKVIVNNFPAQARIEDIEALFSNCGQVQSVEKLSSRDPNTQTVLISYETQEQAQQAVNQFNGHEYEGSPLKVEMSTVENRRRGRSQRSGVAYSGVSGSGRQADFPLRILVQSEMVGAIIGRQGSTIRQITQMTRARVDVHRKDSLGAAEKAITIYGNPENCTNACKKIMEVTQQEAYGLSKGEISLRILAHNNLIGRIIGKGGTTIKKIMQDTDTKITVSSINDINNFNLERIITVKGSIDNMSKAESMISNKLRQSYENDLQAMAPQSLMFPGLHPMAMMSTAGMGYSSRGPGLYGSGPAPYPYQASLPTQQGIPIGDTQETAFLYIPNTSVGAIIGSKGSHIRNIIRFSGASVKIAPIEQDKPVDQQNDRKVTIVGSPESQWKAQYLIFEKMREEGFVAGTEDVRLTIEILVPSTQVGRIIGKGGQNVRELQRVTGSIIKLSEQQSTSPSADEEATVQIIGPFFSVQSAQRRIRAMVLQSSGAPGAGVAGSRAGRGSSQEASRSRRDGSATSQQGGTTTQQHPTQQQSSTSPSSQQQPQNQ
- the LOC410398 gene encoding insulin-like growth factor 2 mRNA-binding protein 1 isoform X2; amino-acid sequence: MSFLNAIVFWKPFIVGQKLTRFELRTGKVYQERGTKKRNGTRREGYTYLGSALVVEPSVASGPKKRTSSSKVIVNNFPAQARIEDIEALFSNCGQVQSVEKLSSRDPNTQTVLISYETQEQAQQAVNQFNGHEYEGSPLKVEMSTVENRRRGRSQRSGVAYSGVSGSGRQADFPLRILVQSEMVGAIIGRQGSTIRQITQMTRARVDVHRKDSLGAAEKAITIYGNPENCTNACKKIMEVTQQEAYGLSKGEISLRILAHNNLIGRIIGKGGTTIKKIMQDTDTKITVSSINDINNFNLERIITVKGSIDNMSKAESMISNKLRQSYENDLQAMAPQSLMFPGLHPMAMMSTAGMGYSSRGPGLYGSGPAPYPYQASLPTQQGIPIGDTQETAFLYIPNTSVGAIIGSKGSHIRNIIRFSGASVKIAPIEQDKPVDQQNDRKVTIVGSPESQWKAQYLIFEKMREEGFVAGTEDVRLTIEILVPSTQVGRIIGKGGQNVRELQRVTGSIIKLSEQQSTSPSADEEATVQIIGPFFSVQSAQRRIRAMVLQSSGAPGAGVAGSRAGRGSSQEASRSRRDGSATSQQGGTTTQQHPTQQQSSTSPSSQQQPQNQ
- the LOC410398 gene encoding insulin-like growth factor 2 mRNA-binding protein 1 isoform X3 translates to MSLDKFAEGGMLQKEMERLEIEEKNGDATSTSSSKVIVNNFPAQARIEDIEALFSNCGQVQSVEKLSSRDPNTQTVLISYETQEQAQQAVNQFNGHEYEGSPLKVEMSTVENRRRGRSQRSGVAYSGVSGSGRQADFPLRILVQSEMVGAIIGRQGSTIRQITQMTRARVDVHRKDSLGAAEKAITIYGNPENCTNACKKIMEVTQQEAYGLSKGEISLRILAHNNLIGRIIGKGGTTIKKIMQDTDTKITVSSINDINNFNLERIITVKGSIDNMSKAESMISNKLRQSYENDLQAMAPQSLMFPGLHPMAMMSTAGMGYSSRGPGLYGSGPAPYPYQASLPTQQGIPIGDTQETAFLYIPNTSVGAIIGSKGSHIRNIIRFSGASVKIAPIEQDKPVDQQNDRKVTIVGSPESQWKAQYLIFEKMREEGFVAGTEDVRLTIEILVPSTQVGRIIGKGGQNVRELQRVTGSIIKLSEQQSTSPSADEEATVQIIGPFFSVQSAQRRIRAMVLQSSGAPGAGVAGSRAGRGSSQEASRSRRDGSATSQQGGTTTQQHPTQQQSSTSPSSQQQPQNQ
- the LOC410398 gene encoding insulin-like growth factor 2 mRNA-binding protein 1 isoform X1 yields the protein MSKLYVGNLPSDCNESALRQLFQDHNLSCTTILVKRGGYAFVDCTDQSVADRAIDKLNGYTYLGSALVVEPSVASGPKKRTSSSKVIVNNFPAQARIEDIEALFSNCGQVQSVEKLSSRDPNTQTVLISYETQEQAQQAVNQFNGHEYEGSPLKVEMSTVENRRRGRSQRSGVAYSGVSGSGRQADFPLRILVQSEMVGAIIGRQGSTIRQITQMTRARVDVHRKDSLGAAEKAITIYGNPENCTNACKKIMEVTQQEAYGLSKGEISLRILAHNNLIGRIIGKGGTTIKKIMQDTDTKITVSSINDINNFNLERIITVKGSIDNMSKAESMISNKLRQSYENDLQAMAPQSLMFPGLHPMAMMSTAGMGYSSRGPGLYGSGPAPYPYQASLPTQQGIPIGDTQETAFLYIPNTSVGAIIGSKGSHIRNIIRFSGASVKIAPIEQDKPVDQQNDRKVTIVGSPESQWKAQYLIFEKMREEGFVAGTEDVRLTIEILVPSTQVGRIIGKGGQNVRELQRVTGSIIKLSEQQSTSPSADEEATVQIIGPFFSVQSAQRRIRAMVLQSSGAPGAGVAGSRAGRGSSQEASRSRRDGSATSQQGGTTTQQHPTQQQSSTSPSSQQQPQNQ